A single genomic interval of Koleobacter methoxysyntrophicus harbors:
- a CDS encoding FMN-binding glutamate synthase family protein: protein MSYSKGINASAATMSKNRTPNSVCPYSGLCTTCIEGCPGLCEVGKSALRGREMIYPQPFGSITAASEKDYPVDFSHFNIMGTAVGAFGIEPDSDKAIFPAVKLETKIGGRNGIKLRLPVIIPGLGSTKVAKDNWEGLAIGAAISGVPLTIGENVCGMDPDAEIVGGRVKKSPDMENRIKLYRDWSDGYGTVVVQSNVEDTRLGVLEYAIQELGVEAVELKWGQGAKDIGGEVKLSTLERALELKRRGYIVLPDPEDPAVQEAFNHGSFKEFERHSRIGMVSWEDFAGRVEELRKIGAKYVFLKTGAYRPADLARAVKFASDAKIDLLTVDGAGGGTGMSPWRMMNEWGIPTVYIEALLYQYLKEIDKQGGYLPSVAIAGGFSLEDHIFKGLALGAPYVNLVGMARGPLTAAMVGKTLGNQIKEGKVSKEISGRYGDKLEQVFASTATLKERFGDNFKDIPPAAIGVFTYFDRLAVGLSQLMCGARKFGLNYIERRDIAALTREASEITGIRYIMDVDREEVMGILWSGERKVKAV from the coding sequence ATGAGCTATAGTAAAGGAATTAACGCGAGCGCGGCTACGATGTCCAAAAACAGGACGCCAAACAGTGTGTGTCCTTACAGCGGTTTATGCACAACCTGTATTGAGGGGTGTCCCGGCTTATGCGAAGTGGGGAAATCTGCCTTAAGGGGCAGGGAGATGATCTATCCGCAGCCCTTCGGTTCAATCACGGCCGCTTCTGAGAAGGATTATCCCGTAGATTTTTCACATTTTAACATTATGGGAACGGCCGTCGGAGCCTTTGGGATTGAGCCCGACAGCGACAAAGCTATTTTCCCGGCTGTTAAGCTTGAAACAAAGATAGGTGGCAGAAACGGTATAAAACTGAGACTACCGGTTATCATTCCCGGCCTTGGCTCTACAAAGGTAGCCAAAGATAACTGGGAAGGCCTTGCAATAGGGGCTGCAATTTCGGGCGTACCGCTTACTATAGGGGAAAATGTATGCGGGATGGACCCAGATGCTGAAATAGTTGGAGGCAGGGTAAAAAAGTCACCCGATATGGAAAACCGCATTAAGCTTTACAGGGATTGGTCTGATGGTTACGGTACAGTGGTTGTACAGTCAAATGTGGAAGATACCAGACTGGGGGTTCTGGAGTATGCCATACAGGAACTGGGTGTAGAAGCCGTTGAATTAAAGTGGGGCCAGGGCGCAAAAGATATCGGCGGGGAGGTTAAGTTGTCAACACTGGAAAGGGCACTTGAATTAAAAAGGAGGGGTTACATAGTTTTGCCCGACCCCGAAGACCCTGCTGTGCAAGAGGCTTTTAATCATGGGTCATTTAAAGAATTCGAGCGGCATTCCAGGATAGGAATGGTATCCTGGGAGGATTTTGCCGGCAGAGTGGAAGAACTGAGGAAGATTGGAGCGAAATATGTGTTCCTGAAAACGGGGGCCTACAGGCCGGCAGACTTGGCAAGGGCTGTGAAATTTGCATCCGATGCTAAAATAGACCTGCTGACCGTCGATGGTGCGGGGGGCGGTACCGGGATGAGCCCCTGGAGGATGATGAATGAGTGGGGTATCCCCACCGTTTATATAGAAGCCCTGCTGTATCAATACTTGAAAGAAATAGATAAACAGGGCGGTTATTTACCGAGTGTAGCTATTGCGGGCGGGTTCTCTCTGGAAGACCATATATTTAAAGGATTGGCTCTAGGAGCACCTTATGTAAACCTAGTAGGGATGGCAAGAGGGCCTTTGACAGCGGCAATGGTCGGGAAGACCCTGGGTAATCAGATTAAGGAAGGAAAGGTATCTAAAGAGATTTCCGGCAGATACGGGGATAAACTTGAACAGGTTTTCGCTTCTACAGCAACCCTTAAAGAGCGATTCGGTGATAATTTCAAAGATATTCCGCCGGCTGCAATAGGTGTATTTACCTATTTTGACCGTTTAGCTGTAGGTCTATCCCAGCTGATGTGCGGTGCCCGTAAATTTGGGCTGAATTATATAGAAAGGCGCGACATTGCAGCCCTAACCAGAGAGGCTTCTGAAATTACGGGGATAAGGTATATAATGGATGTGGACAGAGAAGAAGTTATGGGGATCCTGTGGTCGGGTGAAAGAAAGGTTAAAGCTGTGTAG
- a CDS encoding PTS sugar transporter subunit IIA translates to MRIIDLLDERAIDLELKSMTKADVIRELAGLLEKAEKLNSIEDFLEAVFKREKHSTTGIGYSIAIPHGKSRGVKHPAIAFGRSLEGIDFDSLDGKKAKLFFMIGVPEESHNEHLKVLSRLSRMLIHDDVRTELMKADSKKQVMEVIRKRDS, encoded by the coding sequence ATGAGAATAATTGATTTACTGGATGAAAGGGCTATCGATCTGGAACTGAAAAGCATGACCAAGGCTGATGTAATTAGGGAGCTGGCAGGGCTATTGGAAAAAGCAGAGAAATTAAATTCGATAGAGGATTTTTTAGAAGCAGTTTTTAAAAGGGAAAAGCATTCCACTACAGGGATAGGTTACAGTATAGCAATACCTCATGGCAAAAGCAGAGGGGTAAAACATCCGGCTATTGCTTTTGGCAGGTCACTGGAGGGTATAGATTTTGATTCCCTTGATGGTAAAAAAGCAAAACTTTTCTTTATGATCGGGGTTCCTGAAGAATCCCACAATGAACACCTAAAGGTACTGTCAAGATTATCTCGTATGCTTATCCATGATGATGTTAGAACAGAACTTATGAAAGCAGACAGCAAAAAACAGGTGATGGAGGTGATACGGAAAAGAGACAGCTAG
- the pfkB gene encoding 1-phosphofructokinase — translation MITTVTLNPAIDKTVIVEQLKIGSLNRVKSFYMEPGGKGINVSRVIKQLGNDTLAIGFLGGDNGKYIKDFLEKNKINHDFIWVTEETRMNIKIFDEKLGVLTELNEQGYEIKPQAVDALVEKVHKAADMSSIMIFSGSIPRGIPADIYRTLIEETKRRNGRAILDAGGDFLLEGLKACPYMIKPNREEAEGILKRTIKREEDMVYAVDFFRSQGVEIVIISLGKDGAVMGCDMGIWYAPSPRINVRNTVGAGDAMVAAMACKIIEGASPELAFRFASAVAAASVEKKTNGHIDTKRIKKLYSDIHIKLIRG, via the coding sequence ATGATTACTACGGTTACTCTGAATCCGGCAATAGACAAAACTGTTATAGTCGAACAACTAAAAATCGGAAGCCTAAATCGCGTAAAATCGTTTTACATGGAACCAGGAGGAAAGGGTATAAATGTTTCTAGAGTAATAAAACAGCTGGGAAATGATACCCTTGCCATAGGATTTTTGGGAGGAGACAATGGCAAATATATAAAGGATTTTCTTGAAAAAAACAAGATAAATCATGATTTTATTTGGGTAACAGAAGAAACCCGGATGAATATAAAGATTTTTGATGAGAAATTAGGGGTATTGACCGAATTAAATGAACAGGGCTATGAAATCAAACCTCAGGCAGTAGATGCCCTTGTGGAAAAGGTGCATAAAGCAGCTGACATGAGTAGCATAATGATATTTTCGGGTAGTATTCCCCGAGGTATACCTGCAGATATATACAGAACACTGATTGAAGAAACAAAGAGAAGGAATGGTAGGGCAATCCTCGATGCAGGAGGAGATTTTTTGCTTGAAGGTTTAAAGGCCTGCCCGTATATGATTAAACCAAACAGGGAAGAAGCAGAAGGGATACTGAAGAGGACTATAAAGAGGGAGGAGGATATGGTATATGCCGTGGATTTTTTCCGGTCCCAGGGAGTTGAGATAGTAATAATTTCTTTAGGGAAAGATGGAGCCGTGATGGGTTGTGATATGGGGATCTGGTATGCTCCATCCCCACGGATAAATGTAAGAAATACCGTTGGAGCGGGGGATGCTATGGTTGCTGCAATGGCATGCAAGATAATAGAAGGTGCTTCTCCTGAACTGGCTTTCAGATTTGCATCAGCGGTTGCAGCAGCTAGTGTTGAAAAAAAGACAAACGGACATATTGATACTAAAAGAATAAAAAAACTGTATTCTGATATTCATATAAAATTAATTAGGGGTTGA
- a CDS encoding DeoR/GlpR family DNA-binding transcription regulator, which yields MFAEERKQKICQIIKSGRSVKVSELSRMFNVSESTIRRDLRDLEQEGAVIRTHGGALDVIHTNFEPSFAEKKNRYSTEKRQIALKALEFIEDGDTIILDAGTTTGEIAGLIDKRKNITIVTNGINIAVEIAKTGAEAILIGGTLRKETLALVGPIAQDNINRFRVDKVFLGVNGISIKDGVTTPNISEAQMKKMMVDVAKEVFIVADSSKFDKVTFSRIVSLDKIDFIITDRNLPDEIREKYRDFVDIILA from the coding sequence ATGTTTGCTGAAGAGAGGAAACAGAAAATCTGTCAAATAATCAAAAGCGGCAGGAGTGTAAAGGTGTCAGAATTAAGCCGGATGTTCAATGTTTCGGAATCTACCATACGCAGAGACCTGAGGGATTTAGAACAAGAAGGTGCCGTTATAAGAACCCATGGGGGTGCCCTGGATGTTATTCATACGAATTTTGAACCGTCTTTTGCAGAGAAGAAAAACAGGTATTCAACCGAAAAGAGGCAGATAGCTTTAAAAGCGCTGGAGTTTATCGAAGATGGTGACACGATTATTTTAGATGCGGGAACAACTACCGGTGAAATAGCAGGGCTTATAGATAAAAGGAAAAATATTACCATAGTTACAAATGGCATAAATATTGCTGTTGAAATTGCGAAAACCGGAGCGGAAGCTATCCTTATAGGGGGAACCCTAAGGAAAGAGACCCTGGCATTGGTAGGGCCTATAGCTCAAGATAATATAAATAGATTCAGAGTTGATAAGGTGTTTTTAGGTGTAAACGGAATATCCATAAAAGACGGGGTCACAACTCCAAACATAAGTGAAGCCCAGATGAAGAAGATGATGGTTGATGTAGCCAAGGAGGTATTTATAGTAGCCGATAGCAGCAAATTCGATAAAGTAACCTTCAGCCGTATAGTTTCATTAGATAAAATAGATTTCATTATAACCGATAGAAACCTTCCCGATGAAATAAGGGAAAAATACAGGGACTTCGTAGATATTATTTTAGCGTAG
- a CDS encoding PTS fructose transporter subunit IIC, whose amino-acid sequence MIKLVAVTSCPTGIAHTYMAAEALTKAAAEKGIEIKVETQGSIGVEKELTPEDIREAQAVIIAADANVKTDRFVGKPVVITSVGEAIKNPVKLIEEALNKKEILKVDKAKTVSRDDIINMIQEDKALKNAQRTGPYKHLMTGVSHMIPFVVAGGLIIAISFIFGIEAFKQEGTLAAALMTIGGGSAFALMVPILAGYISYSIADRPGLAPGMIGGILAANIGAGFLGGIIAGFIAGYFTQWLKEIIKLPRAFEGLKPILILPFASTLVVGLLMIYVIGKPATALMNGLSIWLKGMSDINAVILGVVLGLMMAFDMGGPVNKAAYTFAVGLLGSNIFEPQAAVMAAGMTPPLGLALATLMAPKIYTREEREAGKAAWVLGISFITEGAIPFAAADPFRVIPSIMTGSAVAGALSMLFGVTLRAPHGGIFVLFIPNAVGNLLMYIVAIGAGTLVTALMINALKASAWSSVLSKERLITK is encoded by the coding sequence ATGATAAAGCTGGTAGCTGTAACATCTTGTCCAACAGGTATAGCCCACACCTATATGGCAGCAGAAGCTCTTACAAAGGCTGCAGCTGAAAAAGGAATCGAGATAAAGGTTGAAACCCAGGGCTCTATTGGTGTGGAAAAGGAGCTAACACCGGAGGATATAAGAGAAGCCCAAGCTGTTATAATAGCTGCCGATGCCAATGTTAAAACCGATAGGTTTGTCGGAAAGCCAGTAGTTATTACATCTGTAGGGGAAGCAATTAAAAATCCCGTTAAACTCATTGAAGAGGCACTTAATAAGAAAGAAATTCTAAAAGTGGACAAAGCAAAAACGGTTTCCAGGGATGATATCATAAATATGATTCAAGAAGATAAAGCCCTGAAAAATGCTCAGAGAACGGGGCCTTATAAGCATTTAATGACAGGAGTTTCACATATGATCCCCTTTGTGGTGGCAGGGGGGCTCATTATAGCCATTTCATTTATCTTCGGAATAGAAGCCTTTAAACAGGAAGGCACTCTGGCAGCAGCCTTAATGACCATAGGCGGCGGTTCTGCCTTTGCCTTGATGGTACCCATTCTGGCAGGATATATCTCCTATTCAATTGCTGATAGACCGGGTCTTGCTCCGGGAATGATCGGGGGGATACTTGCTGCCAACATTGGGGCTGGATTTTTAGGCGGAATAATAGCTGGATTTATAGCAGGTTACTTTACTCAATGGCTTAAAGAAATTATAAAACTCCCCAGGGCCTTTGAAGGTTTAAAACCCATCCTGATTCTACCTTTTGCAAGTACCCTAGTAGTGGGTCTCTTAATGATATATGTTATCGGAAAACCTGCAACGGCATTGATGAACGGGTTGAGCATCTGGTTAAAGGGAATGAGTGATATAAATGCGGTAATATTAGGAGTTGTATTGGGGTTAATGATGGCCTTTGATATGGGCGGTCCCGTTAATAAGGCGGCCTATACTTTTGCGGTAGGGCTCCTGGGTTCAAATATTTTTGAACCCCAGGCAGCGGTAATGGCAGCAGGAATGACACCTCCCCTGGGATTAGCCCTTGCAACATTAATGGCCCCAAAGATATACACCAGAGAAGAGAGGGAAGCAGGAAAGGCTGCTTGGGTTTTGGGTATATCCTTTATTACGGAAGGCGCAATACCTTTCGCTGCTGCTGACCCGTTCAGGGTTATTCCCTCTATAATGACCGGCTCTGCTGTAGCCGGAGCATTATCAATGCTGTTTGGAGTTACCCTCAGAGCCCCTCATGGCGGCATATTCGTTCTATTTATACCCAATGCTGTAGGTAATCTACTCATGTATATCGTTGCCATTGGGGCCGGTACCCTTGTAACGGCGTTAATGATAAATGCCCTGAAGGCTTCCGCATGGAGTTCGGTATTATCAAAAGAGCGGTTGATTACAAAATAA
- a CDS encoding GerAB/ArcD/ProY family transporter, translating into MIQQGKFGIHEAVSLVTIIIVTKVFFTSPALLIQFTGTANWYATLISAGTALFGFTFIYLLLKDYPGRNLIEIFEIVLGRYIGFIFSGIFSLWFIFIAAAFLREFAEVLRVYVLPLSPLSFIIGMFVFGTTILSFMGLESIVRFAKLSSPVIFIGYISVQFLSWENYEFHRIFPIYGYGIKTTLLHGIARSSAYGEAVILAVFAGSLQGVQHIKKAGYAAIFISGLLISSALLSFTLVFPYTTAQEITSLMYQMTRLIDYGRFVQRLDPIFFFIWNIGTFIAITALFYTGVNIYCHMFRIQDIKPVLIPSNIVLFAAAMIPKDMPIIIMGYVQGTRQYGWIIYFLMPLIVLIISRLRKKKIKKGAVQV; encoded by the coding sequence GTGATTCAGCAAGGGAAATTCGGTATACACGAAGCAGTCAGCCTCGTTACAATTATAATAGTCACGAAAGTATTTTTTACAAGCCCTGCATTATTGATACAATTTACCGGCACTGCAAACTGGTATGCAACTTTAATATCTGCCGGTACTGCCCTCTTCGGTTTTACATTCATTTATCTTCTCCTTAAAGACTACCCCGGCAGGAATTTGATCGAAATATTTGAGATAGTTTTAGGGAGGTATATAGGTTTTATTTTTTCCGGTATCTTTTCTTTGTGGTTTATATTTATTGCAGCTGCATTCCTCAGGGAATTTGCAGAAGTTCTGAGGGTGTATGTATTACCCTTAAGCCCCCTTTCCTTTATCATAGGGATGTTTGTTTTCGGCACCACAATTTTAAGCTTTATGGGTTTGGAGTCAATCGTAAGGTTTGCTAAACTCTCTTCACCGGTGATTTTTATAGGCTATATTTCCGTGCAGTTTTTGTCATGGGAGAACTATGAGTTTCACCGGATATTTCCCATATACGGGTACGGCATAAAAACCACCCTGCTGCACGGTATAGCCAGGAGTTCAGCCTACGGGGAGGCCGTCATCCTTGCCGTATTTGCAGGCTCCCTCCAGGGAGTTCAGCACATAAAAAAAGCGGGTTATGCCGCGATATTTATTTCCGGTCTTTTAATATCAAGTGCACTCCTTTCTTTTACTCTAGTGTTTCCATATACTACTGCCCAGGAGATAACCTCCCTTATGTACCAGATGACACGGCTTATTGACTACGGTAGGTTCGTGCAGAGGCTTGACCCCATTTTCTTTTTTATATGGAATATAGGCACCTTTATAGCTATAACGGCGCTCTTCTATACGGGTGTAAACATATACTGCCATATGTTCAGGATTCAGGACATAAAACCGGTTTTAATTCCGTCAAATATAGTCCTTTTTGCTGCAGCTATGATTCCTAAAGACATGCCGATAATTATAATGGGTTATGTACAGGGAACCAGACAGTATGGATGGATTATATACTTCCTTATGCCGTTAATTGTATTGATAATATCCAGGTTAAGGAAGAAAAAAATAAAAAAAGGGGCTGTGCAGGTATGA
- a CDS encoding MFS transporter, with the protein MIRKVLGDYFINKNFFLLINGAFVSMIGTRIYEVAITWWVYQKTGSSLNVGWFLIATFLPRIIASPYSGYVLDHTSRRNIMVLMDILRGLLMLFLFIPVAIGKLTIIYLAAITILVSICDAFFNPAVNSLIPDIINKELFVRGNSLYQLSNNVSKVLGPVFGATLLQVVGVGGIILINALSFVISGMCVILIKVEEKHLKTGRKSQTFIKDSQECKIFFKKNVFILSLVILIGVLNFFTGALHVLLPVHVKRLGMESIQYGSLLSALSVGAIVAMVITTISKIEVSILFLAISLFVYGLSILVFSLTSSFIIMIISYFVVGIGQTIFNVNMVSILQKIIPIDLRGKVFSIVQALTTALIPISYGVFGMLGNYFKTSYIFILTSVALLTGGIYVFLSEKLIEETKKVKTS; encoded by the coding sequence ATGATCAGAAAAGTGCTAGGAGATTACTTTATAAATAAGAATTTTTTCCTATTAATTAATGGAGCGTTTGTTTCAATGATAGGAACCAGGATATATGAAGTTGCAATAACTTGGTGGGTATACCAGAAAACAGGTTCATCATTAAATGTTGGATGGTTTCTAATAGCAACTTTCTTACCAAGAATAATTGCCAGTCCTTATTCAGGGTATGTTCTGGATCATACGAGCAGAAGAAATATCATGGTTTTGATGGATATTCTTAGAGGATTATTAATGTTGTTCCTTTTTATTCCTGTAGCTATTGGGAAACTAACTATTATTTATTTAGCAGCAATAACTATTTTGGTTTCCATATGTGATGCATTTTTTAACCCAGCAGTAAATTCGTTAATTCCCGATATTATAAATAAAGAACTTTTTGTAAGAGGAAACTCACTTTATCAGCTATCAAACAATGTCTCAAAGGTATTAGGACCAGTTTTTGGAGCAACATTACTGCAGGTAGTAGGAGTAGGTGGAATAATATTAATAAATGCTCTTTCTTTCGTTATTTCCGGAATGTGTGTTATTCTTATAAAAGTAGAAGAAAAACATTTAAAAACCGGAAGAAAAAGCCAAACTTTTATCAAAGACTCTCAGGAATGCAAAATATTTTTCAAGAAAAATGTCTTTATATTATCTCTTGTTATTCTTATAGGTGTTCTCAACTTCTTCACAGGTGCGCTTCATGTATTGCTTCCAGTCCATGTAAAAAGACTTGGTATGGAAAGTATTCAATATGGAAGTCTGCTCAGCGCACTTTCGGTAGGAGCTATTGTAGCAATGGTTATTACTACAATAAGTAAAATAGAAGTGAGTATTTTATTTCTTGCTATTTCGTTGTTTGTGTATGGTTTATCAATTTTAGTTTTTTCTCTTACCTCTTCCTTTATTATTATGATAATTTCCTATTTTGTTGTGGGAATTGGGCAAACCATATTCAATGTAAATATGGTATCAATATTACAGAAAATTATACCTATTGATTTAAGAGGAAAAGTATTTTCCATAGTTCAGGCACTTACTACAGCACTTATACCGATTTCATATGGTGTATTTGGTATGTTAGGAAATTATTTTAAAACAAGCTATATATTTATACTTACATCGGTGGCACTTTTAACAGGTGGGATCTATGTATTTCTTAGCGAAAAATTAATAGAGGAAACTAAAAAAGTTAAGACCAGCTAA
- a CDS encoding superoxide dismutase, which yields MKVEESYAFDGVKFHEYYFENLGGKYKRPDGLLERAIIDSFGSYQNWIEDFKALGLSMRGWAVLSFDYRDGRLHNYGLDAHNIGVITGSVPLLVLDVYEHAYFIDYGTRRAAYIEAFMENIDWEVVNRRFYEINFKY from the coding sequence TTGAAGGTTGAGGAAAGTTATGCTTTTGATGGTGTAAAGTTTCATGAGTATTACTTTGAAAACCTGGGCGGCAAATACAAAAGACCTGATGGGCTTCTGGAAAGGGCTATAATAGACAGCTTCGGTTCTTACCAGAACTGGATTGAAGACTTTAAGGCACTGGGTCTTTCTATGAGGGGGTGGGCCGTCTTATCCTTTGACTACCGTGATGGAAGGCTGCACAACTACGGCCTGGATGCTCACAACATAGGGGTCATCACGGGGTCAGTACCCCTTCTGGTTCTGGATGTTTATGAACATGCCTATTTTATTGATTACGGAACCAGGCGTGCAGCATATATAGAGGCCTTTATGGAAAATATCGACTGGGAAGTGGTAAACAGGAGGTTTTATGAAATTAACTTCAAATATTGA
- a CDS encoding Ger(x)C family spore germination protein → MDYILPYAVNCIDNIQVKEEKNKKRGCAGMNKAFITAVIFLVISASLTGCYDSREIEELAYVMTIGIDKGVTDKLRLTVQFSTMSGPTAAAGGGMGGGGGNGGSQDGGEQDGYTAITMDVPSFFTGIDMINTIVPRKLNFMHTKALVFSEEMAREGIGDYIAPIVRYREIRRTIHVIVCKGSAADFIKENKPFIGTTLSKTMEIMMEGPYDTGFFPHVTLYDIYNNMKSTYRQPVAILGTVNDFKSFKEEGPPWGSGFKTGGDYYAGELPRKGGNKLELFGCAVFNGDKMVGELSGHETRIMMIGRGEFTKGTFTIKDPKKPDLIVPIEVYQEIKPKIKIRFEKDKPVIHLRVFLEGEILAVQSRINYETVGLKPLLEKSLERHIKSELDRLIQKGKDMNIDLLEFGRTAVSHFDTIQEWERFNWLRQFEKAEIYTDVEFALRRTGGLIKSSPIMTREGKK, encoded by the coding sequence ATGGATTATATACTTCCTTATGCCGTTAATTGTATTGATAATATCCAGGTTAAGGAAGAAAAAAATAAAAAAAGGGGCTGTGCAGGTATGAATAAAGCATTCATAACCGCTGTCATATTCCTTGTAATATCCGCATCCCTCACGGGCTGTTATGATTCAAGGGAAATAGAAGAACTGGCTTATGTTATGACAATCGGCATCGACAAAGGGGTAACTGATAAACTCAGGCTCACCGTTCAGTTCTCGACTATGTCGGGCCCAACGGCAGCAGCCGGTGGAGGTATGGGTGGGGGCGGAGGAAACGGAGGGAGCCAGGATGGAGGTGAACAGGACGGATATACGGCCATTACTATGGATGTCCCTTCCTTTTTTACGGGAATCGATATGATAAACACCATTGTACCCCGGAAACTGAATTTCATGCATACTAAGGCCCTCGTTTTTTCTGAGGAGATGGCAAGGGAAGGGATAGGTGATTACATTGCACCGATAGTGAGGTACAGAGAAATAAGGCGAACTATTCATGTAATAGTTTGCAAAGGTTCAGCCGCGGATTTCATTAAAGAAAATAAGCCCTTTATCGGTACAACCCTGTCGAAAACCATGGAAATAATGATGGAAGGTCCATATGATACCGGTTTCTTCCCCCATGTTACACTGTATGACATTTACAATAACATGAAATCTACTTACCGTCAGCCCGTTGCTATCCTTGGGACTGTCAACGATTTCAAAAGTTTTAAAGAAGAAGGTCCTCCCTGGGGAAGCGGATTCAAAACCGGGGGAGACTATTATGCGGGTGAACTTCCGAGAAAAGGGGGAAACAAACTGGAACTCTTCGGTTGTGCGGTATTTAACGGAGATAAAATGGTAGGGGAACTAAGCGGTCATGAAACCCGGATTATGATGATCGGCAGGGGTGAGTTTACTAAAGGAACTTTTACAATAAAAGACCCTAAAAAGCCTGATTTAATAGTTCCTATCGAGGTCTATCAGGAGATTAAGCCGAAAATCAAAATAAGGTTTGAAAAAGATAAACCGGTAATACATCTGAGGGTGTTTCTTGAAGGGGAAATCCTTGCGGTCCAGAGCAGAATCAATTATGAAACCGTGGGTTTGAAACCCCTTTTGGAGAAAAGCCTTGAAAGGCATATAAAAAGTGAACTGGACAGGTTGATTCAAAAAGGTAAGGATATGAATATAGACCTGTTAGAATTCGGCAGGACTGCAGTCAGTCATTTTGATACTATACAGGAGTGGGAAAGATTCAACTGGCTGCGGCAGTTTGAAAAAGCCGAGATATATACGGATGTTGAATTTGCTCTCAGAAGGACGGGAGGCCTTATTAAGAGTTCGCCCATAATGACAAGGGAGGGGAAAAAATAG